Part of the Woronichinia naegeliana WA131 genome, CCGGAGATATTTGTTTAAGTCAAAAATTTACCCATGCTGCCGATGCCACAGCCCGAATTGTTATTAAAAATATGCTTTTTTCTCCTTTCAATTTGGGACGAGAAAAACTGAGTCATTTAGTCATTCCAAGAGTGACCTATACTGATCCAGAAATTGCCCAGGTTGGGCTTTCAGAAGCAGAAGCAGGGCAGCAAAAAATTAGTATTGATATTATTAAAATCTCTTTAGATATCGTTGATCGCGCTATTATTGATGGCGAAACGGAAGGGTTTATTAAAATTATCCTGGCTAAAAATTCTGATCGCATTTTAGGGGCCACCATCGTGGCTCGTTCTGGTGGAGAATTGATCTCAGAAATCACAACGGCGATCGCGACCAAGATGGGACTGAGTAAGTTGGCAAAAATTATTCATCCCTACCCCACCCAGTCCGAAATGATCAAAAAAGCAGCAGATGCCTACCGTCGGACAAAATTAACGCCTCGCACCCAGACTTTTTTAAAATTCCTGACCAAATTTTCCTGAACAGGAAATTTATTATGCTTTTATCTGATTTAAGTTTGTCAAGATTTGATAAATATCGAGTAGAAAAAATCCCTAAGAATCCCCTGTTTTTGGCGTTGGAGGACGTTTTTTAAAAATACCTGTCATGGTTATTCCTGTCACCAATAAACCGATTAAACCAATGCCATTGAGCAGGGGATAAATTTTTTCTAAATGAATAATTTCAAAAGTATGTAATGAGAGGAGAAATTCCCCAATTTCATCTTGATGGAACCATTCGCCCATAATAGTGTAACCAACGCCACTAATCACCGTGACAATTAAAGGTAAGCAGGCAATAAGGGCTAAGGTTCGATGATATTTACGGAAAGTACGAAGCATAGGCGTATCATCCTAAACACATTTATTGACAGATATCTTCTTATTCTATCCTGAAACTTACCTTCTGGGCTTAATTGAGATAAAAATAATTAGGGCTTGCTGAAAAAAGCTGAAACCTTTACGGAGAAAAATAGTAGGCGAATTAAGAACCGCTAGAATGCA contains:
- a CDS encoding peptidase yields the protein MLRTFRKYHRTLALIACLPLIVTVISGVGYTIMGEWFHQDEIGEFLLSLHTFEIIHLEKIYPLLNGIGLIGLLVTGITMTGIFKKRPPTPKTGDS